DNA sequence from the Streptomyces sp. CA-210063 genome:
CAGGCGGTGCCGCCGCGCGGGAAGCGGCCGGTCGGGCCGCTTCCCGCGCGGTGCGTCCGTGCCTCGTCGGGCGTGTCAGATGCGTCCGCCGGTGAGCCGGGTGAGCGGGCCCTGCACATGGCGTTCGGAGCGGCGGCCGGCCGCGTAGGAGGCGGCGGTCAGCACGGTCAGGCCCGCTCCCACACCGGCGGCGACGAACTTGCGATGGGCGAGGACGGTCATGGCCGTCTTCGCGGTGGCGGCCACCTGGCCGGAGGCCTGGACCACCGCCTGACGGCCCGCCTCGACGCCCTTGACCGCGCTGTGCACGGCGCTGCTCGTGCTGTCGGCCGCACGCTTGGTCGCGTCGGCCGCGCGTCCGGCACCACTCTTGGTCGACGACGCGGCGTCGTCCATCTTGATCGCGGCCGTCTTCGCGGACTCGGTGGCCGGGGCCGTCGCCTTGTCGGTGGTCCGGCGGGCCTTGGCGGCGGTGGTCCCGGCGGACGCGGCGTTCTCGCTGGTGTCCTTGTTCGTTCGATTCATGGGAACCGCGTTGCCGCTCGCCGCCCGCGCAAACACCGCGCGTCGATACCTGTTTCCGCGACCGGACCTCACCGCTTCCCCACCGTCCACCCATGCGTCCGCATGGCATAAGATCGCCTTATGAGGTCATAGACCCGACCCGCGTACCGGGTAAGGGTTACCTTAGCTTAGGGTTGCCGACGAGTTGCTTGTCTCCGCTCGAAGGGAACCTGAACATGCCCCGCCCTCTGCGGGTAGCCATTGTCGGAGCCGGACCCGCCGGGATCTACGCCGCCGACGCGCTGCTGAAGTCCGACGTGGCCACCGAGCCCGGTGTGTCCATCGACCTCTACGAGCGGATGCCCGCCCCGTTCGGACTGATCCGTTACGGCGTGGCCCCCGACCACCCCCGCATCAAGGGCATCATCACGGCCCTCCACCAGGTGCTCGACAAGCCGCAGATCCGTCTCTTCGGCAACGTCGACTACCCGACGGACATCAACCTGGACGATCTGCGCGCGTTCTACGACGCCGTGATCTTCTCCACGGGCGCGACGGCCGACCGCGCGCTCGACATCCCCGGCATCGACCTCGACGGCTCGTACGGCGCGGCCGACTTCGTCTCCTGGTACGACGGCCACCCGGACGTCCCGCGCACCTGGCCCCTGGAGGCCGAGAAGGTCGCCGTCCTCGGTGTCGGCAACGTCGCGCTCGACGTCGCCCGCATCCTCGCCAAGACGGCCGACGAGCTGCTGCCGACCGAGATCCCCGCGAACGTCTACGAGGGCCTGAAGGCCAACAAGGCGCTGGAGGTCCACGTCTTCGGCCGCCGTGGCCCGGCGCAGGCGAAGTTCTCCCCGATGGAGCTGCGGGAGCTGGACCACTCCCCCAACATCGAGGTCATCGTCGACCCCGAGGACATCGACTACGACGAGGGCTCGATCGCGACCCGGCGCGGCAACAAGCAGGCCGACATGGTCGCCAAGACCCTGGAGAACTGGGCGATCCGCGACATCGGCGACCGCCCGCACAAGCTGTTCCTGCACTTCTTCGAGTCGCCCACCGAGATACTCGGCGAGGACGGCAAGGTCGTCGGCCTGCGCACCGAGCGCACCGCCCTCGACGGCACCGGCAACGTCAAGGGCACCGGAGAGTTCAAGGACTGGGACGTCACCGGGATCTACCGCGCGGTCGGCTACCTCTCCGACAAGCTGCCCAAGCTGCCCTGGGACGTCGAGTCGGGCACCGTCCCGGACGAGGGCGGGC
Encoded proteins:
- a CDS encoding FAD-dependent oxidoreductase yields the protein MPRPLRVAIVGAGPAGIYAADALLKSDVATEPGVSIDLYERMPAPFGLIRYGVAPDHPRIKGIITALHQVLDKPQIRLFGNVDYPTDINLDDLRAFYDAVIFSTGATADRALDIPGIDLDGSYGAADFVSWYDGHPDVPRTWPLEAEKVAVLGVGNVALDVARILAKTADELLPTEIPANVYEGLKANKALEVHVFGRRGPAQAKFSPMELRELDHSPNIEVIVDPEDIDYDEGSIATRRGNKQADMVAKTLENWAIRDIGDRPHKLFLHFFESPTEILGEDGKVVGLRTERTALDGTGNVKGTGEFKDWDVTGIYRAVGYLSDKLPKLPWDVESGTVPDEGGRVIEETGAHLRSTYVTGWIRRGPVGLIGHTKGDANETVANLLDDFANGRLQEPSAPAPEAVDAFLAERNVRFTTWEGWYKLDAAEKALGEPQGRERVKLVEREDMLRESGA